A region of uncultured Desulfobacter sp. DNA encodes the following proteins:
- a CDS encoding 1,4-dihydroxy-2-naphthoate polyprenyltransferase yields MNLHHWWLAIRPKTLPAAACPVVVGAACAFIDHRFSVLMFAAALSGALLIQISVNLANDYFDFKHNIDTPDRKGPKRMTQSGLIPPETVRNAFILTMLVALGLGIFLIFKGGIVIFYIVAASLLGVLCYSAGPFPIASNGLGEAFVFIFFGPVAVLGTYYLMAECVTWTAITASVPVGFLVTAIIVVNNLRDMKTDARAGKRTLAVILGPWRTKVEFVFLILFSFLIPCLMFASGRWSWTILLPLAVFWKSYPIFDTIFKEDGEILNQALADTAKLALMFSALFAIGIMLG; encoded by the coding sequence GCAGCCTGCGCTTTTATAGATCACAGATTTTCAGTACTGATGTTTGCCGCGGCACTTTCAGGTGCTTTATTGATTCAGATCTCCGTAAACCTGGCCAATGATTATTTTGATTTTAAACACAACATTGATACCCCGGACCGTAAAGGCCCCAAGCGTATGACCCAGAGTGGCCTGATACCCCCGGAAACCGTTCGAAACGCATTTATTCTGACCATGCTGGTGGCTCTGGGTTTAGGCATTTTTCTTATTTTCAAGGGCGGTATTGTCATCTTTTATATTGTAGCGGCATCCCTTCTTGGGGTTTTGTGCTACAGCGCAGGCCCCTTTCCCATTGCCTCCAACGGCCTGGGCGAGGCCTTTGTATTTATATTTTTCGGTCCTGTGGCTGTTCTGGGAACATATTATCTCATGGCCGAATGCGTGACTTGGACTGCCATTACCGCATCAGTTCCCGTTGGATTTTTGGTCACAGCCATTATTGTGGTCAATAATCTGCGGGATATGAAAACAGATGCCAGGGCGGGCAAGCGTACCCTTGCTGTCATCCTGGGTCCCTGGCGTACCAAGGTGGAATTTGTATTTTTAATCCTTTTCTCATTTTTAATTCCCTGCCTGATGTTCGCCTCGGGCCGCTGGTCCTGGACTATTCTGCTACCCCTGGCCGTATTCTGGAAATCCTACCCCATTTTTGACACCATTTTTAAAGAAGACGGAGAAATTCTTAACCAGGCCCTTGCAGACACTGCAAAGCTTGCGCTTATGTTCAGCGCTCTTTTTGCCATCGGCATCATGCTTGGATAA